One region of Armigeres subalbatus isolate Guangzhou_Male chromosome 3, GZ_Asu_2, whole genome shotgun sequence genomic DNA includes:
- the LOC134222791 gene encoding uncharacterized protein K02A2.6-like, producing the protein MPTKAWSHLCADFLGPLPNGKFIFVMVDFYSRYVVVEIMTKITSAAVIQRLEQIFTRLGLPDVLKTDNAANFCSQEFRDYCTDNGIKLTHTTPYWPAANGEVERQNRSLLKILKISQLTGADMNKDLQDYIYMYTVTPHTVTGVSPAELMFGRRFRDKFPHIGEEELVEDEVKDRDWINKYNSKLYRDVKVRARESDIQIGDDVILKNQHRDNKLAPNFIPRPAVVLGKKGNSYVVQTEAGTILRRNYSHLKPIQRNIATTSHQPGNDTIDDSAVSEPVHDRDQRQHSPSPGPSTEVTEEPPTTRPKRNIILPKKYHDYQVDLN; encoded by the coding sequence ATGCCAACCAAAGCGTGGAGTCATCTTTGTGCCGATTTCCTCGGTCCACTACCCAATGGAAAGTTTATATTCGTAATGGTGGATTTTTATAGTAGATATGTGGTTGTCGAAATAATGACGAAAATCACGTCTGCTGCTGTTATCCAGCGTCTAGAGCAAATATTCACTCGATTGGGTCTACCAGATGTTCTAAAAACAGATAACGCGGCAAACTTCTGCAGTCAAGAGTTCAGAGACTACTGTACAGACAACGGCATAAAACTTACTCATACGACCCCGTATTGGCCGGCTGCAAACGGAGAAGTCGAGAGGCAGAACCGGTCACTACTAAAGATTCTCAAGATTTCACAACTGACCGGAGCTGAtatgaacaaagatttgcaagATTACATCTATATGTACACGGTGACGCCGCACACGGTGACCGGTGTCTCTCCTGCTGAGCTCATGTTTGGGAGAAGATTCCGCGATAAATTCCCTCATATTGGCGAAGAAGAGCTGGTAGAGGACGAAGTGAAGGACAGGGATTGGATTAATAAATACAACAGCAAACTATACCGGGACGTCAAGGTACGTGCCAGAGAATCCGATATTCAAATCGGTGATGATGTTATTCTGAAAAATCAGCACCGTGATAACAAGCTGGCGCCGAATTTCATTCCACGTCCGGCAGTGGTTTTGGGGAAAAAAGGAAACAGCTACGTAGTACAAACGGAAGCTGGAACTATTCTTCGACGAAACTATTCACACCTTAAGCCTATTCAACGTAATATTGCGACTACAAGTCATCAACCAGGAAATGATACTATCGATGATTCAGCGGTCAGCGAACCAGTACACGATCGGGACCAACGACAACATTCTCCATCACCGGGTCCCAGCACGGAGGTAACAGAAGAACCACCGACAACGCGCCCTAAACGAAATATTATACTTCCTAAGAAATACCACGATTATCAGgttgatttgaattga